From Mycobacterium cookii:
CGTTTTCGTATTCGGCGACGGTCGGTGGGTGCGGAAACGTGAACGAGATGTCGTAGGCCGGAGTCTTGCCGAAATTCCGGACGACCAACTCGATCACATGCCAATCCGCGGCGTGCGGCTCCATGAACATTCCGACGTGGGGCCGGGTTTCGTCGGCGGCCAGCCGACGATTACGCCGATTTTGCTGACCGATATAGAGCAGTGCGATCACTCCGAGCGCGAGCAGGGCCCAGACGGCCCACGCGAGCCAGGCGCCTGACCCGGCGTGCGCCACCTGGTGCCAACGTTCCTGGATCCACTCCATCGAAGAACCCATCCCCTTGGTTAAATCGCGGCGCTTACGCGCGCGCGAGAATTCGCTGGAGCGCTTGTCCGCGCATGATTACCCACCCATCAGCGTTCGCCACTGGTCAAGGTTAGCCACTCGATAGACGTAATTCGACCGCTTCACCTCCGATAGTGACGCACTCGGCTCAGCCGAATACCAATGACCCGGAAATACCGTCGGATCGCCCGGAAGCTTTGCCAGCTTTTGCAGACTGCGGAATATTTCGTCGGAATCGCCGCCGGGAAAGTCGGTGCGCCCGCAGCCCTCCAGGAACAGGGTGTCGCCGGCAACCAACCGGCCGTCGAGCAGAAAGCACTGGCTACCCGGCGTGTGCCCGGGGGTATGCAGCAACTCGATGTCGATGGCGCCGACGCTGACCTTGTCACCGTTCTCATGCGAAGTGAGATCACTCATCGGGATCCCGGTGATCCGCGAGACATAAAGCGCTTCTTGCGAATTGACGTGGACCGGGACGCTGACTCGTTCGAGCAACTCGGCCAGCCCCTTGAGCTCGAAGCCCATCATCGAGCCGCCGACGTGGTCGGGGTGGTGGTGGGTGACCAGCACGCCGGACAGGTGCATCCCGTCGGCCTCGAGCGCGTCGACCAGGTCGCCGGCCGCGTAGGCCGGGTCGACCACGACGCAGTCACCGGTTTGCCGGTCGCCGATCAGATACGCGAAGTTGCGCATCTGCGCTGCGATCCCGTCGCCTTGGGCGAAGTCGCGTCCAGAGAGCAGTTGGCGGAAGTACAGCCGGTCCCCAGAAGAGAAGTCAGACACCCGCTCAGCGTAGACCGGAGCCCGGCGCCGAGTGGGCCCGGCAATCCTGGTGAAACCTCATCGTTTGGTGCGCTAGCAGACCAGGCTGTACCCTCTTTTAGGCCCGAGGCGTGACCCAATTGGTCGCTACGGGTGAGGCCCCCTTAGCTCAGTCGGTAGAGCGTTTCCATGGTAAGGAAAAGGTCAACGGTTCGATTCCGTTAGGGGGCTCGGCGGACGCCGAGCAGTTGGGCAGCGCGCAGCGAGGCGGTGTAGCTCAGTCGGTTAGAGCGAACGACTCATAATCGTTAGGTCGCCGGTTCGAGTCCGGCCATCGCTACAAGAGAACAACGACCACCGGAAAAGAGAACTGACGTGGCCTCCAGTACAGACGTACGGCCCAAGATCACCTTGGCGTGCGAGGTGTGTAAACACCGCAACTACATCACCAAGAAGAACCGCCGCAACGACCCCGACCGGCTCGAGCTGAAGAAGTTCTGCCCGAACTGCGGCAAGCACCAAGCTCACCGCGAGACGCGCTAGCGACTTCCCGCGAGCAAATATTCATCAGTCTGACTAGGTAGGTTCCAGAGCTGTGTCGTCGTTGGGTCAAAACGTCATCGGAAAGCGGTTCCGGTACCCCGACCACTACATTGTGGAGCGGGAGAAGATCCGGGAGTACGCCGTCGCGGTCAAGAACGATGATCCGGTGTTCTTCGAAGAAAAGGCGGCCGCGGAGCTGGGTTACGCCGGCCTGACCGCTCCACTGACCTTCATCTCGGTGTTCGGATACAAAGCTGTCGCGGCATTTTTCGAGTGGGCCAATATCGAGACCCACGACGCCCAGGTCGTTCAGGTCGACCAGGCGCTGAAGTTTTTCGCGCCGATCGTGGTGGGCGATCGCCTGTACTGCGACGTGGAGATCGAATCGGTTCGGCGCGCGCACGGGACCGACATCATCATGACGAAGCAGACCATCACCAACGAGATGGGTGAGGTCCTACAGGAGACTTACACGACCCTGGCGGGTCGTGCCGAAGAGGGAGAAGAGGGCTTCAAGCATGCCACTGCGTGAGTTCGATTCGGTGAAGGTGGGTGACCAGCTTCCGGAGAAGATCTACCCGCTGACCCGGCAAGACCTGGTCAACTACGCGGGCGTGTCGGGAGACCTCAACCCGATTCACTGGGATGACGAGATCGCCAAGGTTGTCGGGCTGGACACCGTGATCGCTCATGGGATGTTGACCATGGGCCTGGGCGGCGGCTTCGTCACCTCGTGGGTCGGCGATCCCGGGGCGGTCACCGAGTACAACGTGCGGTTCACCGCGGTGGTACCGGTGCCCAACGACGGCAAGGGCGCCGAGATCGTGTTCAGCGGCAAGGTGAAGTCCGTCGACCCGGAGAGCAAGTCGGTGACGATCGCGCTGACGGCCACCACCGACGGTAAGAAGATCTTCGGCCGAGCGATTGCTTCGGCGAAGTTGGCGTAACGGTGGCGATCAACACCGACATCCTGGGCATGGTCTGGGACTACCCGGACAGCTACGAGGTCGGCCGGGAAAAAGTGCGCGAATTCGCCAGGTCGGTCAAGGCCGAGGATCCGGCCTGTCTGGAAGAGGGGGCGGCCGCCGAACTCGGGTATGACGGCATCGTCGCGCCGCCGACATTCGTCACCATCCTCGGGAAGCTGGTCCAGGCGGACTTCATGCGGAAGGTCGACACCGGCTACGAAACGTTGCAGATGGTTCAGGTCGACCAACGCTTCGTCTTCCACAAGCCGATCCTCGCGGGAGACGTGCTGCATGCCCGGATGGAAATCGAGTCCGTCGTCGAGCGCTTCGGCGCCGACATCGTCGTCACCAGAAACACGTTGATCAACCAGCAGGGCGAACTCGTAATGGAGTCCTACACCACGGTGATGGGCCACGAGGGCGACAACTCGATCAATCTCAAATGGGACAAGGAGTCGGGGCAGATCGTCAGGACGGCGTGATTAGTACCTGAGACTTTCTCCGTTGTACACTCGGACCTCGGGGTTTTCCCATTACCAGCGTGTTTTCCTTCGAAGTTGGAGAGTGCGCGCGTCAATGAAGCCCCGGCACGCGCAGGTTGGCCTGCCAACCAGCGAAGGGGCGTAGCTCAACTGGCAGAGCAGCGGTCTCCAAAACCGCAGGTTGCAGGTTCAAGTCCTGTCGCCCCTGCTGATGGTGGACACTGGAAGGTGATCACCCCGCACGACATGGAACGAAGGAGCATGCGGTGAGCGACGAACGCAACGATGCCGACGCCGCAGCCGACGGCGGCGGAACCGACGACACGCAAGGCGGTCGGACGGCCGTTGTGACGCGGCCGCAGCGACCCAGCGGAAAGCGGTCCCGTCACAGGGCTGACGACGCCGACAGCTCCGGCGCGGTCGAGCTCACTGACAGCGACGCCGACGACGCGACGGGCAAGAAAGCCAAGAAGGCGAAGAAAGCCAAGGCGTCGGGCAAGGCCGGCGAAGAGTCGACCAACCCGATCGTCTTCGTCATCACCTACCTGCGCCAGGTTGTCGCCGAGCTGCGCAAAGTGATCTGGCCGAACCGCAAGCAGATGGGTACGTACACCTCGGTGGTGTTGGCGTTCCTGGTGTTCATGGTGACGTTGATCAGCGTGGTGGACCTGGGCTTGGCCAAGCTAGTGCTCCTGGTGTTCGGCTGAGCCTGGTACAGGCCATCGAGACTGACGTATTGAGGAAGGACCCATAATCCGTGACTACCTCCGACGGCGATCTGCCCGTGGGTGAGACGGTCGACATCGAAGCAGCGCTGCACGAGGTCTCCGCCGACGACGTCCCCGAGACGGCTGAAGCGGAACCAGCGGTCGAACAGACCCCCGCTGCCGCTGAGGACGAGGCCGAAGACGTCGACCCCGCCACCGCGCTGAAGGCTGACCTGCGCACCAAGCCGGGCGACTGGTACGTCATCCACTCCTACGCGGGATACGAGAACAAGGTCAAGGCCAACCTCGAGACCCGTGTGCAGAACCTCGACGTCGGCGACTACATCTTCCAGGTCGAAGTGCCCACCGAAGAGGTCACCGAAATCAAGAACGGCCAGCGCAAGCAGGTCAACCGCAAGGTGCTGCCGGGCTACATCCTGGTGCGGATGGACTTGACCGACGACTCGTGGTCGGCGGTGCGCAACACGCCGGGCGTTACCGGATTCGTCGGCGCGACGTCGCGCCCGTCGGCGCTGACGCTCGACGACGTGGTGAAGTTCCTGCTGCCACAAGGCGCGGCGAAGAAGCCCGCCAAGGGCGCGGCCAGCACAGCGGTCGCGGCCAGCGAAGGTGGCCTGGAACGCCCGGTGGTCGAGGTCGACTACGAAGTCGGCGAGTCGGTCACCGTGATGGACGGACCGTTTGCGACGTTGCCGGCCACCATCAACGAGGTCAACGCCGAACAGCAGAAACTCAAGGTGCTGGTGTCCATCTTCGGCCGCGAAACACCTGTGGAACTGGGCTTCACCCAGGTCTCGAAGATTTAAGGAGCGCCGGAGCAATCCGGCTTTAGAAAGAAGGAACACCAACACTCATGGCCCCGAAGAAGAAGGTCGTCGGGCTGATCAAGCTGCAGATCCAGGCCGGAGCGGCCAACCCCGCCCCGCCGGTCGGTCCGGCGCTCGGCCAGCACGGCGTCAACATCATGGAGTTCTGCAAGGCCTACAACGCCGCGACGGAAAGCCAGCGCGGCGACGTCGTGCCGGTGGAGATAACCGTCTACGAAGACCGCAGCTTCACCTTCGCGCTCAAGACGCCGCCCGCGGCACGGCTGCTGC
This genomic window contains:
- the hadC gene encoding (3R)-hydroxyacyl-ACP dehydratase subunit HadC, with protein sequence MAINTDILGMVWDYPDSYEVGREKVREFARSVKAEDPACLEEGAAAELGYDGIVAPPTFVTILGKLVQADFMRKVDTGYETLQMVQVDQRFVFHKPILAGDVLHARMEIESVVERFGADIVVTRNTLINQQGELVMESYTTVMGHEGDNSINLKWDKESGQIVRTA
- a CDS encoding MBL fold metallo-hydrolase, encoding MSDFSSGDRLYFRQLLSGRDFAQGDGIAAQMRNFAYLIGDRQTGDCVVVDPAYAAGDLVDALEADGMHLSGVLVTHHHPDHVGGSMMGFELKGLAELLERVSVPVHVNSQEALYVSRITGIPMSDLTSHENGDKVSVGAIDIELLHTPGHTPGSQCFLLDGRLVAGDTLFLEGCGRTDFPGGDSDEIFRSLQKLAKLPGDPTVFPGHWYSAEPSASLSEVKRSNYVYRVANLDQWRTLMGG
- the secE gene encoding preprotein translocase subunit SecE, with the protein product MSDERNDADAAADGGGTDDTQGGRTAVVTRPQRPSGKRSRHRADDADSSGAVELTDSDADDATGKKAKKAKKAKASGKAGEESTNPIVFVITYLRQVVAELRKVIWPNRKQMGTYTSVVLAFLVFMVTLISVVDLGLAKLVLLVFG
- the rpmG gene encoding 50S ribosomal protein L33, which gives rise to MASSTDVRPKITLACEVCKHRNYITKKNRRNDPDRLELKKFCPNCGKHQAHRETR
- the nusG gene encoding transcription termination/antitermination protein NusG, translated to MTTSDGDLPVGETVDIEAALHEVSADDVPETAEAEPAVEQTPAAAEDEAEDVDPATALKADLRTKPGDWYVIHSYAGYENKVKANLETRVQNLDVGDYIFQVEVPTEEVTEIKNGQRKQVNRKVLPGYILVRMDLTDDSWSAVRNTPGVTGFVGATSRPSALTLDDVVKFLLPQGAAKKPAKGAASTAVAASEGGLERPVVEVDYEVGESVTVMDGPFATLPATINEVNAEQQKLKVLVSIFGRETPVELGFTQVSKI
- the hadB gene encoding (3R)-hydroxyacyl-ACP dehydratase subunit HadB, encoding MPLREFDSVKVGDQLPEKIYPLTRQDLVNYAGVSGDLNPIHWDDEIAKVVGLDTVIAHGMLTMGLGGGFVTSWVGDPGAVTEYNVRFTAVVPVPNDGKGAEIVFSGKVKSVDPESKSVTIALTATTDGKKIFGRAIASAKLA
- the rplK gene encoding 50S ribosomal protein L11, whose amino-acid sequence is MAPKKKVVGLIKLQIQAGAANPAPPVGPALGQHGVNIMEFCKAYNAATESQRGDVVPVEITVYEDRSFTFALKTPPAARLLLKAAGVAKGSAEPHTNKVAKVSWDQVREIAETKKADLNANDIDAAAKIIAGTARSMGITVE
- the hadA gene encoding (3R)-hydroxyacyl-ACP dehydratase subunit HadA → MGQNVIGKRFRYPDHYIVEREKIREYAVAVKNDDPVFFEEKAAAELGYAGLTAPLTFISVFGYKAVAAFFEWANIETHDAQVVQVDQALKFFAPIVVGDRLYCDVEIESVRRAHGTDIIMTKQTITNEMGEVLQETYTTLAGRAEEGEEGFKHATA